Proteins encoded together in one uncultured Desulfosarcina sp. window:
- a CDS encoding AI-2E family transporter has product MSNSNERLNSFVVVLLVVFISAVFLSMIRSFLMAIFLAGIFAALTRPIYHWLEKVLKGRRSLASLLTLTLIIIVVVVPLGLLTGVVTGQAIKVSQSAVPWVKNQLSQPGGINQILESIPYYDKIAPHSELILRKAGELVGGISQLLVNNLSSAAVGAVNLIFMLFVWLYTMYFFLMDGEKLLEKILYYLPLQDQEEQQLLERFTSVSRATLKGTAVIGILQGSLAGLAFWAVGIPSATFWGVIMVVLSIIPSVGTAVVWLPAAVILGFSGAIGKAVGLLIFCGLVVGSLDNLLRPILVGKDTQMHELMIFFGTMGGIFMFGMIGVLIGPIIAALFVTIWEIYGQAFAHILPETGYVLRKKRAEAEDASDEE; this is encoded by the coding sequence ATGAGCAACAGCAACGAACGGTTAAATAGTTTTGTCGTCGTTTTACTGGTGGTTTTTATTTCTGCCGTTTTTCTTTCCATGATCCGGTCTTTCCTGATGGCCATCTTTCTGGCCGGCATTTTTGCGGCTTTGACCCGACCCATCTATCATTGGCTGGAAAAGGTGCTTAAAGGAAGACGAAGTCTGGCCTCGTTGCTTACCCTGACGCTGATCATCATCGTGGTGGTGGTGCCTTTGGGCTTACTCACCGGGGTCGTCACCGGCCAGGCCATCAAGGTCAGCCAGTCGGCCGTACCCTGGGTGAAAAACCAGCTCAGCCAGCCCGGTGGGATCAACCAAATTCTGGAAAGCATTCCCTACTACGATAAGATCGCCCCGCACAGCGAATTGATCCTGCGCAAGGCCGGCGAACTGGTGGGCGGAATCAGTCAACTTCTGGTCAACAATCTCTCGTCGGCTGCCGTCGGCGCCGTCAATCTGATTTTCATGCTCTTCGTATGGCTCTACACCATGTATTTCTTTTTGATGGACGGAGAAAAACTGCTGGAGAAGATCCTCTACTACCTGCCCCTTCAGGACCAGGAGGAGCAGCAGCTGCTGGAGCGATTCACTTCGGTAAGCCGGGCGACACTGAAAGGCACCGCTGTCATCGGCATTCTCCAGGGCAGCTTGGCCGGCCTGGCCTTCTGGGCGGTGGGCATTCCCAGCGCCACCTTCTGGGGGGTGATCATGGTGGTGCTTTCCATCATCCCCAGCGTCGGAACGGCCGTGGTCTGGCTGCCGGCCGCGGTGATATTGGGATTCAGCGGCGCCATCGGCAAGGCGGTGGGACTGCTGATTTTCTGCGGTCTGGTCGTCGGCAGCCTGGACAATCTGCTGCGGCCCATTCTGGTAGGCAAGGACACCCAGATGCACGAATTGATGATTTTCTTCGGCACCATGGGCGGCATTTTCATGTTCGGGATGATCGGGGTGCTCATCGGTCCGATCATCGCCGCGCTGTTCGTGACCATCTGGGAGATTTACGGACAGGCCTTTGCCCATATCCTGCCGGAAACCGGATATGTGCTGCGGA
- the rarD gene encoding EamA family transporter RarD, with protein MPEPPSTPNRQSPSGVLFAFFAFLIWVLSPVYWKALGQVDALEIILHRVIWSFAFLMPLVWFGRQWNDFKTALKRPKIMGILLVTSILVGVNWLIYIWAVNNGRVLQASLGYYINPLVNIVLGMVFLGERLRRAQSIAVALATLGVLNLAFRYGVFPWVSLALAFSFGLYGLVRKVAAVGALAGLTVETLLLTVPAGLWIFHLHQNHAGAFLRSGGHIDLLLMGTGILTATPLLLFNLGAKRITLATLGFIQYTAPTGMLLLGITLFDEPFTRVQAVTFGLIWMALAVYSWDTVRAHRQRPSR; from the coding sequence ATGCCCGAACCGCCATCCACCCCAAACCGCCAATCACCGTCCGGCGTTCTGTTTGCCTTTTTCGCGTTCCTCATCTGGGTATTGAGTCCCGTTTACTGGAAGGCTCTTGGCCAGGTCGACGCCCTGGAAATCATCCTCCATCGGGTGATCTGGTCATTCGCCTTTCTCATGCCCCTGGTGTGGTTCGGCAGACAGTGGAACGACTTCAAAACCGCTTTGAAACGGCCTAAGATCATGGGCATTTTGCTGGTCACATCGATTCTGGTGGGTGTCAACTGGCTGATCTATATCTGGGCGGTGAACAACGGCCGCGTGCTCCAGGCCAGCCTGGGATATTACATCAATCCGCTGGTCAACATCGTCCTGGGGATGGTCTTTCTCGGCGAACGGCTGCGTCGGGCCCAATCCATTGCCGTGGCTCTGGCCACACTGGGCGTGCTCAACCTCGCCTTTCGCTATGGCGTCTTCCCCTGGGTCTCCCTGGCCCTGGCGTTCAGCTTCGGTTTATACGGACTGGTTCGCAAAGTGGCGGCCGTCGGGGCCTTGGCCGGTCTGACCGTGGAGACCCTGCTGCTCACGGTTCCCGCCGGCCTGTGGATATTTCACCTTCACCAGAACCATGCGGGTGCTTTCTTAAGATCCGGCGGCCATATCGACCTGCTGCTGATGGGCACCGGCATTCTGACGGCGACCCCGTTGCTGCTGTTCAATCTGGGAGCCAAACGCATCACCTTAGCGACCCTGGGCTTCATTCAATACACCGCGCCCACCGGTATGCTCCTTCTGGGAATTACCCTGTTCGACGAGCCCTTTACCCGCGTTCAGGCCGTCACTTTCGGGCTCATCTGGATGGCGCTGGCCGTCTATTCGTGGGATACGGTGCGGGCTCATCGCCAACGGCCATCCCGTTGA